One Hydrogenispora ethanolica DNA segment encodes these proteins:
- a CDS encoding BMP family ABC transporter substrate-binding protein, whose product MRKMTRYRLVLFCVLAVLIGLSAGLQGQEVAAAEKFKVGFIYVGPPGDAGWTYAHDQGRKYLEKHLPNVQTMYVESVPEGADAERVLTDLAEKGCKVIFGTSFGYMDSMVKVAARYPNVVFMHCSGYKTAKNLGTYMDRDYEGRYLGGIAAAKYVKGDLVGYVAAFPIPEVIRCINAFTLGAQSVNPKIRVKVVWTNTWYDPAAEKAAAISLINAGAGLITMNQDTPAAMQAAEEKGLYGVANDSDMRAMAPKAVLTGQIAVWGPYYVKVVKAVMNKTWKSSQYWGGLKDGIVDISPYGSMVTADVKKLVEQKRKVLLKDDWAVFAGPLKDQNGTIRVKAGQKMTDAEMLSFDWFVQGIEGTIPK is encoded by the coding sequence ATGCGTAAAATGACACGGTATCGATTGGTTTTATTCTGCGTTTTAGCGGTGCTGATCGGTCTCAGCGCCGGGCTTCAGGGGCAGGAAGTAGCCGCGGCCGAGAAATTCAAAGTCGGTTTCATCTATGTCGGACCTCCCGGCGACGCGGGCTGGACGTATGCCCACGATCAAGGCCGCAAGTATTTGGAGAAACACCTTCCCAATGTCCAAACCATGTATGTGGAATCGGTTCCCGAGGGCGCCGATGCGGAGCGGGTGTTGACCGATCTGGCCGAAAAGGGCTGTAAAGTCATATTCGGTACCAGCTTCGGCTACATGGATTCCATGGTCAAAGTCGCGGCCAGGTACCCCAATGTCGTGTTCATGCATTGCAGCGGTTACAAAACAGCCAAAAACCTCGGAACCTATATGGACCGGGATTACGAGGGGCGGTATCTCGGAGGCATTGCCGCCGCCAAATATGTGAAGGGCGATCTCGTCGGATACGTGGCGGCCTTCCCCATTCCCGAGGTGATCCGGTGCATCAACGCCTTCACCTTGGGCGCCCAATCCGTCAATCCCAAGATCCGCGTGAAAGTCGTCTGGACCAACACCTGGTACGATCCGGCCGCCGAAAAAGCGGCGGCAATCAGTCTGATCAATGCCGGCGCCGGTTTAATCACCATGAACCAGGATACTCCCGCCGCGATGCAGGCCGCCGAGGAGAAAGGCCTATACGGCGTGGCCAATGACAGCGACATGCGCGCCATGGCTCCCAAAGCCGTCCTGACCGGTCAAATCGCCGTCTGGGGCCCGTATTACGTCAAAGTTGTGAAAGCGGTCATGAATAAGACCTGGAAATCCAGTCAATACTGGGGCGGCTTGAAAGACGGGATCGTCGACATCAGCCCCTATGGCTCGATGGTCACTGCCGATGTTAAAAAGCTGGTCGAACAGAAACGGAAAGTGCTCTTGAAAGACGACTGGGCGGTATTCGCGGGCCCGCTCAAGGATCAAAACGGTACTATCCGGGTGAAGGCCGGCCAAAAGATGACCGATGCCGAAATGCTCTCCTTCGACTGGTTCGTCCAAGGAATCGAGGGAACGATTCCGAAATAA
- a CDS encoding LysM peptidoglycan-binding domain-containing protein, producing MEIYVVQSGDTFYAIAQRYGLTTAQLQAANEIPDPAKLAVGQALLIPTPTAVALSYTVRSGDTLYQLAQLFGTTVSAIAQANSISNPAQIAVGQVLTIPGWSQSQYTVRSGDTLYQISSRYNTTASLIARVNGIANPALIYPGQVLTIPQPGTAAVTPTSIESIAYFQISGISRLEQSVAQLGQYFTYGALFHYPVSATGTLTISANTQRAVTALWNQNVKPLAVITNWGATGTFESELARTIMSDPAVKSQTIANTLALLNSYQFAGVNVDFENMYPEDRPLYNSFISDLAAALRPRGYTVSLAVAPKAADLPNASWVGAFDYATLGSLVDLVFIMTYEWGWVGGPPMAISPINQVRRVLTYAVSQIPAAKVMQGVPLYGYDWPIPQTPERLAATVDLVNVYTLATDYNAAIQYDTTSQAPWFRYTDTGGQQHEVWFDDARSVTVKYQTAQEFGLRGVGFWSPINQPYGFTANWLIFDERFNVSK from the coding sequence ATGGAAATTTACGTGGTGCAATCCGGGGATACGTTTTACGCGATTGCGCAAAGGTACGGCCTGACAACGGCCCAACTCCAGGCGGCCAATGAGATACCCGATCCGGCAAAGCTGGCGGTCGGTCAAGCGCTGCTCATCCCCACGCCGACCGCGGTGGCGCTGAGCTATACGGTACGGAGCGGCGACACCCTCTACCAATTGGCGCAGTTGTTCGGTACCACGGTGAGCGCCATTGCCCAGGCCAATTCCATCTCCAATCCGGCGCAGATCGCGGTCGGCCAGGTCTTGACGATTCCCGGCTGGTCGCAGTCGCAGTATACAGTGCGATCCGGGGATACGCTGTATCAGATCTCCAGCCGCTATAATACGACGGCCAGTTTGATCGCCAGGGTCAACGGGATTGCCAACCCGGCCCTGATCTATCCCGGCCAGGTCTTGACGATACCGCAACCCGGGACGGCGGCGGTGACGCCGACCAGCATCGAATCGATCGCTTATTTTCAAATCAGCGGCATCAGCAGGCTGGAGCAGTCCGTCGCCCAGCTCGGCCAGTATTTTACCTACGGCGCGCTCTTTCATTATCCGGTGAGCGCCACCGGCACGCTGACCATCTCCGCCAACACGCAGCGGGCGGTCACCGCGCTTTGGAATCAGAACGTCAAGCCGCTGGCGGTCATCACCAACTGGGGCGCGACCGGGACTTTCGAATCGGAATTGGCCCGGACCATCATGAGCGATCCGGCGGTGAAAAGCCAGACCATTGCGAATACGCTCGCGCTGTTGAACAGTTATCAGTTCGCCGGGGTGAACGTGGATTTTGAAAACATGTATCCGGAGGACCGCCCGCTTTATAACAGCTTCATCAGCGACTTGGCGGCCGCTCTCCGGCCGCGCGGTTATACCGTGTCGTTGGCGGTGGCGCCCAAAGCCGCGGATCTGCCGAACGCATCATGGGTGGGGGCCTTTGACTACGCGACGCTGGGATCGCTGGTCGACCTGGTGTTTATCATGACCTACGAGTGGGGCTGGGTCGGCGGTCCGCCGATGGCGATCTCCCCCATCAACCAGGTGCGCCGGGTATTGACCTATGCGGTCTCCCAGATACCCGCCGCCAAAGTGATGCAGGGGGTGCCGCTTTACGGCTACGATTGGCCGATCCCGCAGACGCCGGAGCGATTGGCGGCAACGGTCGACCTGGTAAACGTCTATACGTTGGCCACCGACTATAATGCGGCGATTCAGTATGATACCACGAGCCAGGCGCCCTGGTTCCGATATACCGATACCGGGGGCCAGCAACATGAGGTGTGGTTCGACGACGCCCGTTCGGTGACTGTCAAATACCAGACCGCCCAGGAGTTCGGCCTGCGCGGCGTGGGCTTCTGGAGCCCCATCAACCAACCCTATGGCTTCACCGCCAATTGGTTGATCTTCGACGAAAGGTTTAATGTATCAAAATAG
- a CDS encoding Y-family DNA polymerase, with translation MFALADCNNFYVSCERVFNPALNGRPVVVLSNNDGCVIARSNEAKQLGIQMAQPAFQIAAFLKKNRVAVHSSNYALYGDMSRRVMTILGEFTPELEIYSIDEAFLGLAGLPVELEAYARAIRNRVLQYTGIPVSVGIGPTKVLAKLANHFAKKVPENQGVFVLTPENTAQCLQRFAVEEIWGIGRQYAKLLRSHGANTAWDLIRLSDGWVRRKMTVAGLRIKKELEGVSCLSLETAPPAKQAICTSRSFGTFQTEKAPIREAVATFAARCAFKLRRQRSCAGVLMVFIHTNEFNPNEPQYARNAVRRLPVATSSSLELVHYALDSFETIFRPGFRYKKAGVLVSEIVPEDRVQGSLFDTVEREKQRALMAALDRISLRFGPDAVQVAAQGVGDGDWQLRRAKLSPCYTTRWSDIITVKA, from the coding sequence ATGTTCGCGCTGGCGGATTGCAACAATTTTTACGTCTCCTGCGAACGGGTCTTTAACCCGGCCCTGAACGGACGGCCGGTAGTGGTCCTGAGCAATAATGACGGCTGCGTGATTGCCCGCTCCAACGAGGCCAAACAGCTGGGGATCCAAATGGCCCAACCCGCCTTTCAGATCGCCGCCTTCCTCAAAAAAAACCGGGTGGCGGTCCATTCATCCAATTATGCCTTGTACGGCGATATGTCGCGGCGAGTCATGACCATACTGGGCGAGTTCACCCCGGAGTTGGAGATTTACTCGATCGACGAGGCTTTCCTGGGCCTGGCGGGCCTGCCGGTGGAACTCGAAGCATACGCCCGGGCCATCCGGAACCGGGTCCTGCAATACACCGGCATCCCGGTCAGCGTGGGGATCGGCCCCACCAAAGTGCTCGCCAAACTGGCGAACCATTTTGCCAAAAAGGTCCCCGAGAATCAAGGGGTCTTTGTCCTCACCCCCGAAAATACCGCCCAGTGCCTGCAACGCTTTGCCGTGGAAGAGATTTGGGGAATCGGCCGGCAGTATGCCAAGCTGCTGCGGTCCCATGGGGCCAATACGGCGTGGGATCTCATCCGGCTCTCTGACGGCTGGGTGCGCCGGAAGATGACCGTGGCCGGCCTGCGCATCAAAAAAGAACTGGAGGGAGTCTCCTGTCTGAGTCTGGAGACCGCTCCCCCCGCCAAGCAAGCGATCTGCACCTCGCGGTCGTTTGGAACATTCCAAACCGAAAAGGCCCCCATCCGGGAGGCGGTCGCCACCTTTGCGGCCCGCTGCGCTTTCAAACTGCGCCGGCAGCGATCGTGCGCCGGCGTCCTGATGGTCTTCATCCACACCAATGAGTTCAATCCCAACGAACCGCAATACGCCCGCAACGCCGTCCGCCGCTTGCCGGTGGCCACCAGTAGCAGCTTGGAATTGGTTCACTACGCTCTGGACTCGTTCGAAACGATCTTCCGTCCCGGTTTTCGCTATAAAAAAGCGGGCGTTCTGGTCTCCGAGATTGTCCCCGAAGATCGGGTGCAGGGTTCGCTCTTTGATACGGTGGAACGGGAAAAACAACGGGCCTTAATGGCGGCGCTGGACCGGATCAGCCTGCGCTTCGGCCCGGATGCCGTCCAAGTCGCGGCCCAGGGAGTGGGCGACGGCGACTGGCAATTGCGGCGGGCCAAATTATCTCCCTGTTATACCACCCGCTGGAGCGATATCATCACGGTCAAAGCGTAA
- a CDS encoding LexA family protein, giving the protein MNLTIHSVETLSKSGLPYVGRQITAGFPSPAEDYLENILDLNEIVVKNPSATFYGRVNGNSMKDAGAADGDLLVIDKSLEYRHDALAVCWIDGEFTLKRLRTVRGQLYLIPANPDYEPIAVKEGAEFMVWGIVTYILKKAF; this is encoded by the coding sequence ATGAATCTGACCATTCACTCCGTCGAAACGCTCTCCAAGTCGGGCCTGCCGTACGTGGGCCGTCAGATAACCGCCGGCTTTCCCTCCCCCGCCGAAGACTATCTCGAAAATATCCTCGACTTGAATGAAATCGTCGTCAAAAATCCCAGTGCCACTTTTTACGGCCGCGTCAACGGGAATTCCATGAAAGACGCCGGCGCGGCGGACGGCGATCTGCTGGTTATCGACAAGTCATTGGAGTATCGCCATGACGCCCTGGCCGTATGTTGGATCGACGGCGAATTTACGCTGAAACGGCTCCGGACGGTCCGGGGGCAACTCTATTTGATCCCGGCCAATCCGGACTATGAGCCGATTGCCGTAAAAGAGGGCGCGGAGTTTATGGTATGGGGCATTGTAACCTATATTTTGAAGAAGGCTTTCTAA
- a CDS encoding efflux RND transporter periplasmic adaptor subunit, translating to MRKLIPLLLLLLIAGAMVFVLFHNKAEVDRKANNAQAATVTPVSVMTARKQTVDSSYTRTSTIVADNEVSVVAQASGKVVAVYADVGSRLNAGAPLFKIDDAVLRSKLASARTAYDVARKEWERAVRLHQEQVISDSDLESCEETFQSSKANYNAAQQDYNDATITAPVRGVVTERAVALGATVSSGTVVATLIDDSAYKITVNVGEQEAFKLKTGDAVKIETDVYPGVALSGRIRSISGKSDAVHTFPVEVQIVNDKTHPLKSGIFGKVTFHLGTLRDALVIPREALVGSVKEPRIYVAEHGVAKLRDIVVGAEVDAKLVVTAGLSENEPVIVSGQENLRDNAAIKVIHMK from the coding sequence ATGCGAAAATTGATACCCTTGTTGCTGCTGTTATTGATCGCCGGCGCCATGGTGTTCGTACTGTTTCATAACAAAGCCGAGGTCGACCGGAAAGCCAACAATGCCCAAGCGGCGACGGTTACACCGGTTTCGGTCATGACCGCCCGGAAACAGACGGTCGATAGCAGCTACACCAGGACCAGCACCATCGTTGCCGACAATGAAGTGTCCGTGGTGGCGCAAGCCAGCGGCAAAGTCGTTGCGGTTTACGCCGATGTCGGTTCCCGTTTGAATGCCGGCGCTCCGCTGTTCAAGATCGATGACGCGGTGTTACGGTCCAAGCTGGCTTCGGCGCGAACCGCGTATGATGTCGCCCGCAAGGAATGGGAGCGGGCGGTGCGTTTACATCAAGAGCAGGTCATTTCCGATTCCGATCTGGAATCTTGCGAGGAAACTTTCCAGTCCAGCAAGGCGAATTACAACGCCGCCCAACAGGACTACAACGATGCGACGATCACCGCTCCGGTCCGGGGCGTCGTGACGGAACGCGCCGTCGCGCTGGGCGCCACGGTCAGTTCGGGAACCGTCGTGGCGACACTGATCGATGATTCGGCGTATAAAATCACGGTCAATGTCGGGGAGCAGGAAGCCTTCAAGTTGAAGACCGGCGATGCCGTCAAGATCGAGACCGATGTTTATCCGGGCGTGGCGTTGAGCGGCCGCATCCGGAGCATCAGCGGCAAGAGCGACGCGGTACATACCTTCCCGGTGGAGGTCCAGATCGTGAACGACAAGACGCATCCCTTAAAATCGGGAATCTTCGGCAAGGTTACCTTTCATCTCGGAACGCTCCGCGATGCGTTGGTCATCCCCAGGGAAGCCTTGGTGGGGAGCGTGAAAGAGCCCCGGATTTATGTAGCCGAACATGGCGTCGCCAAGCTGCGGGATATTGTAGTCGGCGCGGAGGTCGACGCGAAACTGGTGGTGACCGCGGGCTTATCCGAGAACGAACCGGTCATCGTCAGCGGGCAGGAGAATTTGCGGGATAACGCGGCCATCAAAGTCATCCATATGAAATAG